Sequence from the Cellulomonas fimi ATCC 484 genome:
ACGACGGCCTGCTCACGCGCCTCGACACCGCGTTCTCCCGGGACCAGCGCTCGAAGGTGTACGTGCAGGACCGGATGCGCGAGCACGGCCCGCAGCTGTGGTCGTGGCTCGAGCGCGGTGCGCACCTGTACGTGTGCGGCGACGCGTCCCGCATGGCGAAGGACGTCGACGCGACGCTCCGGGAGGTCGTCGCGGTGCACGGCGGCCTCGACGCCGACGGGGCGTCCGCGTACGTCAAGCGCCTGACGACGGACCGCCGCTACGCGCGCGACGTCTACTGACCGGGCGCGGGCCGCTCGTTCGACCTGACGGGCGGGCGTCGCCCGGGCGGCGCGACGGGGCGAGCGTCGGTCAGTCGACCGTCAGCGTGAGCGTGTCGTAGCCCGTCGCGCCGTCGGGCACGACGTCCTGCTGCTCGCCGGTCTGCGGGCCGTCGGGGTCGAACGCGCGGACGAGCAGCCGGTGCTCACCGGGCTCGGCCCGCCACGTCCACCGCCAGTGCCGCCACGTGTCGACGCCGCCGTCGCCCGCGAGCTCCGCGTCCTGCCAGGCGCCGTCGTCGACCCGCACCTGCACGCGCGTGACGCCCCGGTGCTGCGCCCACGCCGTCCCGGCCACCACGACGTCGCCCGCCGCGACCCGTGCGCCCGCGCGCGGGACCTCGAACCGCGACTGCGTCTTCACCGGCCCGCGCTCGGACCAGCCGCGCTCGGTCCAGTACGCGCTCGCGGCGTCGAACCGCGTGACCTCGAGGTCGACGACCCACTTCGTCGCCGACACGTACCCGTACAGACCGGGGACGACCATCCGGACGGGGAACCCGTGCTCCGGTGGGAGGGGAGCGCCGTCCATCGCGACGGCCAGCAGCGCGTCCCTGTCGTCGGTCAGCACCTCCAGCGGGGTGGACGCGGTGAACCCGTCGACGCTGCGCGAGAGCACCATGTCGGCCTCGGCGGTCGGCCGGGCGCGTGCGAGCACGTCCCGGATCGGCAGCCCGAGCCAGCGCTGGTTCCCGACGAGGTCGCCGCCCACGGGGTTGGACACGCAGGCGAGCGTCACCCACGCCTCGACGAGGTCGGACCCCAGCAGCTCGTCCCAGGTCAGCTCGACCTCACGCTCGACGAGCCCGTGCACGCGCAGCCGCCACGTCGCGGGGTCGACCTGCGGCACCACGAGCGCGGTGTCGATCCGGTAGAACGCGTCGGTCGGCGTGGCCCACGGCCCGACACCCTCGACCTGCACGTCGGCGGGCACGGGCGCGGCGGTGCGTGCGGGCGCGGGCAGCCGGATCGCGTCGCGCACCGCCTGGACGCCCCGCCGCGACGCGCCCGCGACCCGCCCGAGCGCGACCCCGAGCAGCCCGGCCGCGCCCGCGACGCCCACGCCGACGAGCAGCGCGCGCCGGCTCGGACCGGACGCGGACCCCTCGTCGGCGGGAGCCCGCACGCGGTCGCCGTCCGTGGGACCGGCTCCGTCGGGCAGCCCGGCCCTCGCGCGCGCGGGCCGGTCGACGTCGGCGGCCGTCGATGCGTCGTCGGGGATGCGCCGCACGAGGGCGCGCAGGGTCAGCAGCCCGGCCGCTGCCCCCGCGACGGCGGGCAGCGGGGCCAGCACCCCCGCGTCGGGACGGGCCATCGCGGCGAGCCCGGCGACGGCGCCGAGCGCGACGACGAGCGTGGCGCCCCACGCCCAGCGGCGGTGCGCCAGGACGCCCGCCAGCGCGGCGAGCAGCGCGAGCACGAGCACCTCGCCGCCGCCGAGGACGGCCTTGTCCGCGGTGCCGAAGGTGCCGGCCGCCCAGTCCTTGAGCCACGCGGGCGTGGCGTCGACGAACGCGGCGCCGACGGCGACGAGCGGGTCCGAGGACGCGCCGGTGAGCGCGGCGACGAGCGCACCGGTCCCGACGGTGACCGCACCGGCGGCGACGCCGGCGAGGGCCGCGTCCGCGTCGGACCGCCGCAGGGCCACGGTGCGGCCCGTCAGATCGCGGGGGAGTCGAGGGCGGCGGGGACGTGCGCGCCGTGGCCGGCGTCGCGGAGCGCGGAGCGCACGCGCCCGGCTGCCGCGTCGAGGTCCTCGGCGGGCACGTCGTGGCGCGCGTTCGCGAAGGTCAGGCTCGACTCGTCCCACGCGGGCAGCACGTGCAGGTGCAGGTGCGGCACCTCGAACCCGGCGACGAGCAGCGCGACGCGCGGCGCGGACCACGCAGCCTGCTGCGCCTGACCGATCGTCCGGGCCACGCGCGTGAGGTGCGCGAGGACGTCGTCGGGCGCCTGGGTCAGCTCGACGATCTCCGCGCGCGGCACGACGAGGGTGTGCCCGTCGGTGATGGGGGCGATGGTCGTGAACGCGACGGCGACGTCGTCGGCCCACACGAAGCGTCCGGGGATCTCGCCGTCGATGATGCGCGTGAACAGGGTGGTCATGCGCCCACGCTAGGCCGCGGTCGTCGTGCCGCGCAGCGCGTCCCGCAGCTTCATGCGGCCGCCCGAGTGCAGCACCGCGTTGGCGTAGACGCGCCCCGCGAACCACACGAGCACGGGCACGAGCGCGAGCGACAGGGCGACGGCGACGAGGATCTCCCACGTCTCGACCGCGCCGAGCGCGACGCGCACCGGCATGATCATGGGCGCGCAGAACGGCACGAACGACAGCCACCGCACGAGCGGGTTGTCGGGGTCCCAGGGCGTGATGCTGATCGCGATCATGTACGGCACGATCATGAGCCAGATGACGGGCCCGATCACGGCGCCGACGTCCTCCTGGCGGGAGACGAGCGCGGACAGCGCGCCGAGCAGCAGCGCGTACATCGCGAACCCGATGACGAACCAGATCAGCGCCCACGCCGCGGTCGCGCCCAGGTCGAGCGTGCTGGAGTCGAGCAGCCCGAACGCGAGCGCCGTCCCCCCGCCGGCGAGCACGACGAGCGCCACCTGCCCGAGCCCGATGACGCCGATGCCGAGGACCTTGCCGGCCATGAGGTGCGTCGGGCGCAGCGTGGCGAGCAGCAGCTCGACGACGCGGCTCGTCTTCTCCTCGACGACGCCCTGCGCGACGATCTGCCCGGCGGTCATGAGACCGATGAACAGCAGGATCCCGGCGAGGTAGCCCGCGGCGACCTGCGCGCCGTCGACCTCGGGCGTCTGCTGCAGCGAGGTGACCTCGGGCGCGGCGCCCGCGACCTGCACGGCGACCTCGGCGGGGTCGCCCCCGAGGTCGGTGACGGCGTCGGCGAGCGCGAGCTGCTGCGCGAGCGAGGCGAGGACCGCTTCGAGCGGCTCGGGGACGCTCTCCTGCACGACGACCGTGAGCGGGCTCGTCCCGGTCACGACGAGGTCGAGCTCGCCGTCCGCGACGAGGTCCTCGCCCGCGGCCGCGTCGGCCACGTCGTGCGTCTCGACGGGGACCCCCGCGGCGTCGGCGGTCGCGGTCAGCGGCGCGGCGGCGGACGACGCGGCGGGGACGAGCCCGACGGCCTGCGGCTCGGGCGTGCGGTTGCTCACGAGCCCGATGACCACACCGCCGACCACGACGGCGGCGACGAGCGCGACCGTCGTCCACAGGAACGCCTTGGACGTGAGCCGCGTGCGGATCTCGCGGCCGGCGACGAGCCGGATCGCGTGCCACGTGCCGAGGTCGCTTGTGCTCGTGCTCATGCGCGGTCTCCCGCCTGCGCGGTGGCGTCGCTCGTGACGACGTGCCGGTACAGCTCGGTCAGGGTGGGCCGCTGCACCGCGAACTCGCGCACGGCGCCGGCGGCGAGCGCGGCGCGCAGGACGTCCTGGTCGACGTCGGCCGGTGCTCCGGGTGCCGCCTCGACGACCGTGCGGCCGTCGCTGCTCGCGTCGCCCACGTGGCGGACGGTCGGCACGTGCGCGAGCCACCGGTCGGGCGGCGGCCCGTCGACGACCCACCGCCGCGACCCGGTGGTCCGCAGCTCGTCGATGCCCCCGACCGCCACCATCGACCCGGCGCGGACGATGCCGACCCGGTCGGACAGCCGCTCGACGAGCTCGAGCTGGTGCGAGGAGAAGATGACGGGGACGCCCGCGGCGGCCTGCTCGCGCAGCACCCCGCTCATGACGTCGACGGCGACGGGGTCGAGACCCGAGAACGGCTCGTCGAGCACGAGGATGTCGGGCCGGTGCACGAGTGCCGCGGCGAGCTGCACACGCTGCTGGTTGCCGAGCGAGAGCTTGAGCACCTCGTCGTCGCGCCGCGCCGCGACGCCCAGCACGTCGGTCCAGCGCTCCATCGACGTGCGGGCCGCGGCGGGGTCGAGGCCGTGCAGCCGCGCGAGGTAGACGAGCTGCTCGCCGACCTTCATGCGCGGGTAGAGGCCGCGTTCCTCGGGCATGTACCCGATGCGACGACGGACCGCGTGGTCCACGGGCCGTCCGTCCCAGGACACCGTGCCGGAGTCCGCGGCGAGGACGCCGAGCGCGATCCGCATGGCGGTCGACTTGCCCGCGCCGTTGGAGCCGACGAAGCCGAAGATCTCCCCGGCGCGGACCTCGAACGTCAGGCCGCGCAGCGCCTGGACGGTGCCGTACGACTTGGTGAGTGCGTCGAACGCGAGGCTGGACACCCTTGCGATCCAACCAGACCGGGCCGGTCAGCGGGAGCGTTCGCGGGCCATCTCCTGCAGCGCGAGGACGGTCCGCCAGTTGCGCGCCGTCCCGACCCGCCCGGCCGCGCGGGACAGCACGTCGAGCGTGAGCCGCGAGCGGCCCTGCCCGGTCGGGTAGTGCACGTACGCCTCCGTGCCGTGCCAGACGACGACCTCCTCGCCGTAGCGGGACGCGTCGAACGAGCGCACCGACGCGACGTCGGGCACGCCGTCCCAGCAGCACACGACGACGTGCGTCGGGTCCTCGCGCGCCTGCGCGGCGAACGGCAGGACGCCGACGAGCCGGTCCCACTCGGCCGCGGTGCGCGTGACGACGGGTACGTCGAACCCGAGCTCCTCGTGCAGCGCGCGCGACAGGCCGGTCGCGACGTCGGCCGCGGATGCGCCGCCGCCCGGCACGAGCACGACGTTCCCGCTGTTCGCGTACGTCGCGACGTCGGTGTGCCCGAGGCCCTCGGCGGCGGCGCGCAGCTGCGCGGCCTTCACGGTGCGACCCCCGACGTTGACGGCCCGCAGCAGGGCGACGACGGCACTCATGCGCACCAGCGTGGCAGCAGCCGCCCACACCCGCGCGACTCACACCGGCGGGGGCCGGGCTGTGCGAGAACCGTTCCGCCGAGGTAACGCGTCCGCACCCGTGGCCGAAACACGTGGTTCCTACCGTCGGAGCACGCCCTCGTCCCTACCCGACGGAGCCCCCCATGAACTCACGTCATCTCGTCGTCGTCGGCGGCGGCATGGTCGCCCAGCGGCTCGTCGAGGCGCTCCGCGACCGCGACGCGGCCGGCACCTGGCGCATCACGGTCCTCGCCGAGGAGCCGCGCCGCCCGTACGACCGCGTGGCCCTCACGAGCTACTTCTCGGGCCGCAAGCCCGAGGAGCTCGAGCTCGGCGACGCCGCGCTGTGGGACGACCCGCTCGTGACGCTGGTGCGCGACGACGCGGTCACGGCCGTGGACCGCGACGCCCGCACGGTCACGGCGGCGTCGGGCCGCACGTACGCCTACGACCACCTGGTGCTCGCCACGGGGTCGTACGCGTGGGTCCCGCCCACGGAGGGCGCCGACCTGCCGGGGGTCTTCGTCTACCGCACGATCGACGACGTCGCAGCGCTGCGCGGGTACGTCGAGAAGCTCCAGGAGGACCTGCGGCGACCCGTGCGCGGCGCGGTCCTGGGCGGCGGCCTGCTCGGCCTGGAGGCCGCGGGCGCGCTGCACGCGCTCGGCGCGCAGGCCACGGTGCTGCAGGTCGGCTCGCACCTCATGGACACGCAGCTCGACCTGGGCGGCGGCGAGGCGCTGCGTCGGCTCATCAACGCCATCGGCATCGGCGTCCGGGTCAACGCCATGACGGTCCGCATCCGCCCGCACCGGCGGGGCGGCGTGGGGCGCCTCGACCTCGCCGACGGCGGTCGCGTCGACGCGGACGTCGTGGTCGTCGCCGCGGGCGTGCGGCCGCGCGACGAGCTCGCGCGCGCGGCCGGGCTGGAGGTCGGCCCCCGCGGCGGTGTCGTGGTCGACGACACGTGCCTGTCGTCGGACCCGGCGGTCTCGGCGGTCGGCGAGGTGGCGTGCATCCAGGGCGCCTGCATCGGGCTCGTCGCCCCGGGGTACGCGATGGCCGAGGTCACCGCGGACCGTCTGCTGGGCGGGGCGGCGGAGTTCCCCGGGGCGGACACCGCGACCAAGCTCAAGCTCGCCGGCGTGGACGTCGCGAGCTTCGGCGACGCGTTCGGCCGCACCGAGGGTGCGCTCGAGCTCGTCTGGGCCGACCCGGTCGCGGGCGTCTACAAGAAGCTCGTCATGTCGGACGACGCGCGCACGCTGCTCGGCGGCGTCCTCGTGGGCGACGCGTCCGCGTACGCGAGCCTGCGCCCGATGCTGGGCCGCGAGCTGCCGGGCGACCCGGCCGCGTTCCTGCTGCCCGAGGGCGGCGGGTCCGGTGCGCCCGACCTCGAGCTGCCCGACGACGCGGGCGTCTGCTCGTGCAACAACGTCTCCGCGGGCACCATCCGGGCGGCCGTCACGGAGCACGGCTGCACCGACGTGGGTGCCGTCAAGGCGTGCACCAGGGCCGGCACGTCCTGCGGCTCGTGCCTCCCGCTGGTCAAGAAGCTCGTCACGACCGAGCTGTCCAAGCAGGGCATCACCGTGAGCAGCGCGCTGTGCGAGCACTTCGCGCTGTCCCGCGCGCAGCTCTACGACGCCGTCCTGGTCTCGGGCGTGCGCTCGTTCACCGAGGTCGTCGAGCGGTTCGGCACCCGGGCCGAGGGGCGCGGCTGCGACATCTGCAAGCCGGCCGTCGCGTCGATCCTCGCCACGACCGCCCCGGCGCACGTCCTGGAGGGCGAGCGCGCGGCGCTGCAGGACACCAACGACCACGTCATGGCGAACCTCCAGAAGGACGGCTCGTACTCGGTCGTGCCGCGCATCCCCGGCGGGGAGGTCACGCCCGAGGGGCTCATCGCGATCGGCGAGGTCGCCAAGGACTTCGGGCTCTACACGAAGATCACGGGCGGCCAGCGGATCGACATGTTCGGCGCCCGCATCGACCAGCTCCCGCTCATCTGGCAGCGGCTCGTCGACGCCGGGTTCGAGTCGGGGCACGCGTACGGCAAGTCGCTGCGGACCGTGAAGTCGTGCGTCGGCTCGACGTGGTGCCGGTTCGGCGTGCAGGACTCGGTGGCGCTCGCGGTGCTCCTCGAGCTGCGGTACCGCGGCCTGCGCTCGCCGCACAAGCTCAAGATGGGCGTCTCCGGCTGCGCACGCGAGTGCGCGGAGGCCCGCGGCAAGGACGTCGGCGTGATCGCGACCGACAAGGGCTGGAACGTCTACGTCGGCGGCAACGGCGGCTTCACCCCGAAGCACGCGGTGCTGCTCGCCGAGGACCTGTCCACCGAGGACCTCATCCGCACCATCGACCGGTTCCTCCTGTACTACATCCGCACCGCCGACCGCCTGCAGCGCACCGCGCCGTGGCTGGAGGAGCTCGAGGGCGGCGTCGACGCGCTGCGCGGCGTGGTCCTCGAGGACACGCTCGGCATCGCCGCGGACCTCGACGAGCAGATGGCCCGCCACGTCACCGAGTACGAGGACGAGTGGCGCGCGACGCTCGAGGACCCGGAGAAGCTGCGCCGGTTCGCGTCCTTCGTGAACGCCCCGCAGACGGCCGACCCGTCGCTCGCGTACGTCCCCGAGCGCGGCCAGGCCCGACCCGCCACCGCCGACGAGCGCGACGCCGCGCTGCGCGGCGAACCCGTCCTCGTCGCCGGCACGACCCTGGAGGTGCGCGCATGACCGTCTCGGAGACCCCCACGCTGCCCGAGCTGCGGCAGACCGGCTGGCAGCCGGTGTGCGCGCTGCGGCACCTCGCCCCGGAGCGCGGGGCGGCGGCCATCTTCGGCGAGCACCAGGTCGCCCTGTTCCGGCTCGTCGACGACCGCGTCCTCGCGGTCGACCAGCACGACCCGTTCAGCGACGCGTACGTCATGTCGCGCGGCATCGTGGGCTCGCGAGCGGTCGACGGGGTCGAGGTCCCGACCGTCGCGTCGCCCATGTACAAGCAGGTGTTCGACCTGACGACGGGCCGCTGCCTCGACCCGGCCGGCAAGGTGCCCGCACGGGGCCTGCCCGCGGACCTGCGCGCCTTCCCGGTGCGCGTGGTGGACGGCGTGGTGGAGGTCGAGCTGCCCGACGGGCCGGTGGAGCCGTGACCACCATGCTCGGCGTCGACCTGCGGGGCCGGCGCGTCGTGGTGGTCGGGGGCGGCCCGGTCGCGGCCCGCCGGGTGCAGGGCCTGCTCGCCGACGCCGCGCAGGTCGTCGTCGTGGCGCCCGCGCTGTGCGAGGTGCTCGCGGACATGCACCGCTGGGGCCTCGTCGAGTGGCGCTCCCGCGAGGTCGAGCCGAGCGACCTCGACGGCGCGTGGCTCGTGCACACCGCGACGGGCGACCGCGCGACCGACGACGCCGTCGTGGCGTGGGCGTCGCAGCGGCACACGTTCTGCGTCGACGCGGGCACGGGCACGCAGGGCACCGCGCGCACCCCGGCCACGACGCGGCACGACGAGGTCCTCGTCGGCGTCGTCTCGACGGGCGCACCTGACCCGCGGCGCACCGCCGCCGTGCGCGACGCGGTCGACGCGCACCTGCGCGAGGGCCGCGTGGACCTGCGCCGGCACCGCCCGGGCCCGGGCCGGGTCGTCCTGGTGGGCGGCGGTCCGGGGGCCCTGGACCTGCTGACGCTCGGCGCCCGCCGCGCGATCGCGCAGGCCGACGTCGTCGTGACCGACCGCCTCGGTCCGGTCGGGGTGCTCGACGAGCTCGCGCCCGGCGTCGAGGTCGTGGACGTGGGCAAGTCCCCGGGCCACCACCCGGTCCCGCAGCACGAGATCAACCGGATCCTCGTCGAGCAGGCCCGCCGCGGCCGGGTGGTCGTGCGGCTCAAGGGCGGCGACCCGTTCCTGTACGGCCGCGGCGGCGAGGAGGTCCGCGCGTGCCGTGAGGCCGGCGTGGCCGTGGAGGTCGTGCCCGGTGTCTCGAGCGCGCTCGCCGCGCCCGCGGCGGCCGGCATCCCGCTCACGCACCGGGGCACCGTCGGAGCCGTGCACGTGATGAACGGGCACGACGGCTGGTCGTCCGCGGCGCTCACCGGCCTGCGCGACGCGTCGTGCACGGTCGTCGTGCTCATGGGCGTCACGGTGCTGGCGGACCTGACCGCGCAGGCGGTCGCCGAGGGCGTGGACCCGGCGACGCCGGTCGCGGTCGTCGAGGACGGCACCCTGCCGACGCAGCGCGTGACGCGCGCGACGCTCGGCGACGCCGCGGCCCGGGCGGCCGCCGTCGGCGTCCGCGCCCCCGCCGTCGTCGTCATCGGCGCCGTCGCGGCGCAGGGGCTGCTCGACGCCGAGCCCGAGGACGCCCCGACCGCCCACGACGGGCCGGCCGCGGCCGCCGCGGAGGTCCCGCCGCGCACCGCGTCGGCGGGCAGCGGCACCGCCCCGGTCGTCCCGCACGACACAATGGCCTCGTGAGCGAGCCGATCGACCAGACCCTCGCCGGGTGCGTCGTCCTGATCACCGCCGACCGTCGGTCGGCGGAGCTCGCTGCCGCCCTCGGCCGCCGCGGTGCCACCGTGCGGCACGCGCCGGCGCTCGGGATGGTGCCGCACATCGACGACGCCGCGCTGCTCTCGGGCACGCGGTCGCTGCTCGCCGACCCGCCGGACACGGTCGTCGTGACGACGGGCATCGGCTTCCGCGGCTGGATCGAGGCCGCCGACGCGGCGGGTCTCGCCGAGCCGCTGGTCGAGATGCTGCGGGGGACCCGGATCGTGGCGCGCGGCCCCAAGGCGCGCGGCGCGATCCAGGCCGCGGGCCTGACCGCCGACTGGGTCGCCGAGTCGGAGACGAGCGCGGAGATCGCGCAGGTCCTGCTCGACGAGGGCGTGGCCGGGCACGACATCGCCGTGCAGCACCACGGTGCGGGAGCCGACGGTCTCGACGAGGCGTTCGCGGCCGCGGGCGCGCGCGTGCGCAGCCTGGTCGTGTACCGGTGGGGGCCGCCGCCCGACCCGGCGGTCGTCACGTCGTCGGTGCGCGCGGTCGCCGGGGGCGAGGTCGACGCGGTCGTGTTCACGTCCGCGCCGGGCGCCGCCGCGTGGTGGGAGGCCGCCGACGCGGAGGGCGTGGCCGACGACATCGTCCACCACTGCCGTGCCGAGCGGGTCGTCATGGCCGCCGTCGGCCCCGTGACCGCGCGGCCGCTGCTCGACCGCGGGGTCGAGCCCCTCGTCCCGGACCGTGGCCGGCTCGGCTCGCTGGTCCGCACGCTCGTGAGCCACTACGGCGGCATCCAGGCGCTCGCCACGGTCGCGGGGCCGTTGCGCGTCTACCGCGGCGCGGCCGTGCTGGACGGTCACGTGCTGCCGCTCACGCCGAGCGGGCTCGAGGTGCTCCGCCTGCTCGCCGGGGCGCGCGGCTCGGTCGTCCCGCGGGACCAGGTGCTGGCCGTGCTGCCCGGCGAGTCGAAGGACCCCCACGCGGCGGAGGTCGCGATCGCCCGGCTGCGGGAGGCGACCGGGAGCCGGGCCCTGATCCGCACGGTCGTCAAGCGTGGCTACCGGCTCGAGCTCGAGGAGACCGCATGACCAGCGCGCTGCACGCCGAGGGCGGGGCTGCCGTCGCGACGGGGCCGGTGCTCGTCGGCTGCTCGCACGGCACGGACAACCTGCAGGGGCGCGAGGCGATCCGCTCGATCCTCGCCGACGTCGCCGCGACCCGCACGGACCTGCGCGTCCGTGAGGCGTTCGTCGACGTGCAGGTGCCGGAGGTCGGCGCGGTGGTCGCCGACGCGCTCGCGGAGCAGCGCGGGGGAGTCGTGGTCGTGCCGCTCCTGCTGTCGGTGGGCTTCCACGTGAAGGTCGACATCGCGGCCGCGGTGGACCGTCCGGGCGCCGCGGCGACGGGCCCGCTGGGGCCGGACCCGCGGCTCGTCGACGTCCTCGTCGAGCGCCTGCACGACGTCGGCCTGCGCCCGGACGACTCGGTCGTGCTGGCCGCCGCCGGCTCGACGGACTCCGCGGCCGCGCTCGCGGTGGAGTCGGTCGCCGCAGGCCTCGCGGACCGCCTGTCGCAGCCGGTTACGATCGGGTACGGCGCGGGTGCCGAGCCGCGGGTCCCCGCGGCGATCGCAGCGGCGCGTGCGGACCTGCGTCCCGGGGGGCGGGTCGTGGTGGCCTCCTACCTGCTCGCCCCCGGCTTCTTCTACGACCGTGTCCTGGCCGCCGGTGCGGACGTCGTGAGCCGCCCGCTGGCGCCCGACCCGCGGCTCGCGGAGATCGTGCTCGACCGCTACGACGCGGTCGCCGCCGACCTCGACGCCCCGGACGTCGCGAGCGTCTGACCTGCGACGGAGGCCGCGCTGCGGCCGTGGACGCAGGGGAGCCAGCAGGTGGACAGGGGCTTGCGCCCGGCAGGAGCGGCACCTAGGAATGCCGCCATGCACACTGTCGTGAAGAGGTCCGCCGTCGTCGTCGCCGCTGTGGGAGCGCTCCTACTCGCCGGCTGCGGTGCCGACGACCCTGCGCCCGACGCGGAGCCCACCGTGTCGGTCGGCCCGTCGCCCGCGATGCGCACGATCGACACCCCGACGTGCCTGCCCGAGGGCACGGCGGCCGCGGCGACGGGCCCCGAGGAGGACCCGACGGTCGTCGCGTGGACCGGGAGCGGCACCCAGGGGGTGCTGCTCGCGCCGCAGAACCAGTCCGACGTGTGCCAGTGGTCGGAGCAGATGACGCGCCTGGCGGGGGAGGGCTACCTCGTCGCGTCGTTCACGTGGGCCGACGACAGCGCCGGCTCGCTGCTGGGGGCGGTCGACGTGCTGCGGTCGGTCGGGGCCGAGGAGGTCGCGCTCGTCGGCGCGTCGAAGGGCGGCACGTTCTCGGCGGCGCTGGCCGACGAGGCCGACGCGGTCGCGGTCGTCGCGCTCGGCCCGCCCGCGACCTTCGACGGCATCGACGCGGCCTCCGAGGCGAGCTCCTACGAGGGTCCGCTGCTCGTGATCGCCTCGACCGACGACAGCAGCGTGAGCGCGGGCTCGTCGCGCGAGGTGGCACGCGCGGACGACCCGGACACGTTCGTCGAGCTCGACGGCAGCGCGCACGGCGTCGCGCTGTTCTCGGGTGAGCACCGTGCGGCGGTCGAGGAGGCCATC
This genomic interval carries:
- a CDS encoding molybdopterin-dependent oxidoreductase, with the protein product MALRRSDADAALAGVAAGAVTVGTGALVAALTGASSDPLVAVGAAFVDATPAWLKDWAAGTFGTADKAVLGGGEVLVLALLAALAGVLAHRRWAWGATLVVALGAVAGLAAMARPDAGVLAPLPAVAGAAAGLLTLRALVRRIPDDASTAADVDRPARARAGLPDGAGPTDGDRVRAPADEGSASGPSRRALLVGVGVAGAAGLLGVALGRVAGASRRGVQAVRDAIRLPAPARTAAPVPADVQVEGVGPWATPTDAFYRIDTALVVPQVDPATWRLRVHGLVEREVELTWDELLGSDLVEAWVTLACVSNPVGGDLVGNQRWLGLPIRDVLARARPTAEADMVLSRSVDGFTASTPLEVLTDDRDALLAVAMDGAPLPPEHGFPVRMVVPGLYGYVSATKWVVDLEVTRFDAASAYWTERGWSERGPVKTQSRFEVPRAGARVAAGDVVVAGTAWAQHRGVTRVQVRVDDGAWQDAELAGDGGVDTWRHWRWTWRAEPGEHRLLVRAFDPDGPQTGEQQDVVPDGATGYDTLTLTVD
- a CDS encoding HIT family protein, with the protein product MTTLFTRIIDGEIPGRFVWADDVAVAFTTIAPITDGHTLVVPRAEIVELTQAPDDVLAHLTRVARTIGQAQQAAWSAPRVALLVAGFEVPHLHLHVLPAWDESSLTFANARHDVPAEDLDAAAGRVRSALRDAGHGAHVPAALDSPAI
- a CDS encoding ABC transporter permease, whose product is MSTSTSDLGTWHAIRLVAGREIRTRLTSKAFLWTTVALVAAVVVGGVVIGLVSNRTPEPQAVGLVPAASSAAAPLTATADAAGVPVETHDVADAAAGEDLVADGELDLVVTGTSPLTVVVQESVPEPLEAVLASLAQQLALADAVTDLGGDPAEVAVQVAGAAPEVTSLQQTPEVDGAQVAAGYLAGILLFIGLMTAGQIVAQGVVEEKTSRVVELLLATLRPTHLMAGKVLGIGVIGLGQVALVVLAGGGTALAFGLLDSSTLDLGATAAWALIWFVIGFAMYALLLGALSALVSRQEDVGAVIGPVIWLMIVPYMIAISITPWDPDNPLVRWLSFVPFCAPMIMPVRVALGAVETWEILVAVALSLALVPVLVWFAGRVYANAVLHSGGRMKLRDALRGTTTAA
- a CDS encoding ABC transporter ATP-binding protein, which produces MSSLAFDALTKSYGTVQALRGLTFEVRAGEIFGFVGSNGAGKSTAMRIALGVLAADSGTVSWDGRPVDHAVRRRIGYMPEERGLYPRMKVGEQLVYLARLHGLDPAAARTSMERWTDVLGVAARRDDEVLKLSLGNQQRVQLAAALVHRPDILVLDEPFSGLDPVAVDVMSGVLREQAAAGVPVIFSSHQLELVERLSDRVGIVRAGSMVAVGGIDELRTTGSRRWVVDGPPPDRWLAHVPTVRHVGDASSDGRTVVEAAPGAPADVDQDVLRAALAAGAVREFAVQRPTLTELYRHVVTSDATAQAGDRA
- a CDS encoding DUF1697 domain-containing protein, yielding MSAVVALLRAVNVGGRTVKAAQLRAAAEGLGHTDVATYANSGNVVLVPGGGASAADVATGLSRALHEELGFDVPVVTRTAAEWDRLVGVLPFAAQAREDPTHVVVCCWDGVPDVASVRSFDASRYGEEVVVWHGTEAYVHYPTGQGRSRLTLDVLSRAAGRVGTARNWRTVLALQEMARERSR
- the nirB gene encoding nitrite reductase large subunit NirB, with the protein product MNSRHLVVVGGGMVAQRLVEALRDRDAAGTWRITVLAEEPRRPYDRVALTSYFSGRKPEELELGDAALWDDPLVTLVRDDAVTAVDRDARTVTAASGRTYAYDHLVLATGSYAWVPPTEGADLPGVFVYRTIDDVAALRGYVEKLQEDLRRPVRGAVLGGGLLGLEAAGALHALGAQATVLQVGSHLMDTQLDLGGGEALRRLINAIGIGVRVNAMTVRIRPHRRGGVGRLDLADGGRVDADVVVVAAGVRPRDELARAAGLEVGPRGGVVVDDTCLSSDPAVSAVGEVACIQGACIGLVAPGYAMAEVTADRLLGGAAEFPGADTATKLKLAGVDVASFGDAFGRTEGALELVWADPVAGVYKKLVMSDDARTLLGGVLVGDASAYASLRPMLGRELPGDPAAFLLPEGGGSGAPDLELPDDAGVCSCNNVSAGTIRAAVTEHGCTDVGAVKACTRAGTSCGSCLPLVKKLVTTELSKQGITVSSALCEHFALSRAQLYDAVLVSGVRSFTEVVERFGTRAEGRGCDICKPAVASILATTAPAHVLEGERAALQDTNDHVMANLQKDGSYSVVPRIPGGEVTPEGLIAIGEVAKDFGLYTKITGGQRIDMFGARIDQLPLIWQRLVDAGFESGHAYGKSLRTVKSCVGSTWCRFGVQDSVALAVLLELRYRGLRSPHKLKMGVSGCARECAEARGKDVGVIATDKGWNVYVGGNGGFTPKHAVLLAEDLSTEDLIRTIDRFLLYYIRTADRLQRTAPWLEELEGGVDALRGVVLEDTLGIAADLDEQMARHVTEYEDEWRATLEDPEKLRRFASFVNAPQTADPSLAYVPERGQARPATADERDAALRGEPVLVAGTTLEVRA
- the nirD gene encoding nitrite reductase small subunit NirD, with translation MTVSETPTLPELRQTGWQPVCALRHLAPERGAAAIFGEHQVALFRLVDDRVLAVDQHDPFSDAYVMSRGIVGSRAVDGVEVPTVASPMYKQVFDLTTGRCLDPAGKVPARGLPADLRAFPVRVVDGVVEVELPDGPVEP
- the cobA gene encoding uroporphyrinogen-III C-methyltransferase, with translation MLGVDLRGRRVVVVGGGPVAARRVQGLLADAAQVVVVAPALCEVLADMHRWGLVEWRSREVEPSDLDGAWLVHTATGDRATDDAVVAWASQRHTFCVDAGTGTQGTARTPATTRHDEVLVGVVSTGAPDPRRTAAVRDAVDAHLREGRVDLRRHRPGPGRVVLVGGGPGALDLLTLGARRAIAQADVVVTDRLGPVGVLDELAPGVEVVDVGKSPGHHPVPQHEINRILVEQARRGRVVVRLKGGDPFLYGRGGEEVRACREAGVAVEVVPGVSSALAAPAAAGIPLTHRGTVGAVHVMNGHDGWSSAALTGLRDASCTVVVLMGVTVLADLTAQAVAEGVDPATPVAVVEDGTLPTQRVTRATLGDAAARAAAVGVRAPAVVVIGAVAAQGLLDAEPEDAPTAHDGPAAAAAEVPPRTASAGSGTAPVVPHDTMAS